The following proteins are co-located in the Chloroflexia bacterium SDU3-3 genome:
- a CDS encoding pectin esterase produces the protein MFITAPWAARLATLAALAACLGLTPAQAQGRAAPSAATTLTVAADGSATYRTVQAAINAVPANNSSAVVITIKAGTYREIVTIPANKPYITLRGLGSSASQTVIVNNHSAVDYGTFNSATLFSYAPNTTVTNLTISNDYGVGSQAVAAHLKADRQIFNNVRFLGNQDTLLVNAGTRAYVVNSYIEGTVDFIFGDGTAVFSGCQIYQKRSTGGPITAARTPSGQAYGFLIYKSTITGATNNTTQLGRPWGPTAQVLFRESSLSATIATAQPWIDMSGNSWKNARFFEYKNTGAGATKNSNRPQMSDAQAANYTPQKYLSGSDGWNPF, from the coding sequence ATGTTCATCACAGCACCATGGGCGGCGCGCCTAGCCACGCTGGCAGCGCTGGCGGCATGCCTAGGGCTAACGCCAGCGCAGGCCCAGGGCCGCGCCGCACCCAGCGCCGCCACCACGCTCACCGTAGCCGCCGACGGCAGCGCCACCTACCGCACCGTGCAGGCCGCCATCAACGCGGTGCCCGCCAACAACAGCTCGGCGGTGGTCATCACGATCAAGGCCGGAACCTACCGCGAGATCGTCACCATCCCCGCCAACAAGCCCTACATCACCCTGAGGGGCCTGGGCAGCTCGGCCAGCCAGACCGTGATCGTCAACAACCACAGCGCGGTCGACTACGGCACCTTCAACAGCGCCACCCTTTTCAGCTACGCGCCCAACACCACCGTCACCAACCTGACGATCTCCAACGACTATGGCGTGGGCAGTCAGGCCGTGGCCGCCCACCTCAAGGCCGATCGCCAGATCTTCAATAACGTGCGCTTCCTGGGCAACCAGGACACCCTGCTGGTGAACGCGGGCACCCGCGCCTATGTGGTGAACTCCTACATCGAGGGCACGGTCGACTTCATCTTCGGCGATGGCACGGCGGTGTTCAGCGGTTGCCAGATCTACCAGAAGCGCAGCACCGGCGGCCCGATCACCGCCGCCAGGACGCCGTCTGGCCAGGCCTACGGCTTCCTGATCTACAAGTCGACCATCACCGGCGCGACCAACAACACCACCCAGCTTGGCCGCCCGTGGGGCCCAACCGCCCAGGTGCTCTTCCGCGAGTCCTCGCTCTCGGCCACCATCGCCACCGCCCAGCCCTGGATCGACATGTCGGGCAACTCGTGGAAGAACGCCCGCTTCTTCGAGTACAAGAACACCGGCGCGGGCGCGACCAAAAATAGCAACCGCCCGCAGATGAGCGACGCGCAGGCCGCCAACTACACCCCGCAGAAGTACCTCTCCGGCTCGGATGGCTGGAACCCGTTCTAG